In a single window of the Esox lucius isolate fEsoLuc1 chromosome 22, fEsoLuc1.pri, whole genome shotgun sequence genome:
- the zeb2b gene encoding zinc finger E-box-binding homeobox 2b isoform X4: MKHEIMADGPRCKRRKQANPRRKNALNYENVMETGSETEDEDKLLVSEEDGLLNGLCSPASLTNHEAGSPRVGHALLTKEDEDDDMRDSGVDHVWHDNDMLHASVDGTDEMKDEYDTMRPEATLQSVGNGTVRNVDCTSEFEEFFSKRSKLQEDSHSHVVSIAEYLQRGDTAIIYPEAPEGEELSRLGTPEAPEVNGQEENDLPPGTPDAFAQLLTCPYCDRGYKRLTSLKEHIKYRHEKNEENFACPLCNYTFAYRTQLERHMATHKPGRDQHQLLNQGAGNRKFKCTECGKAFKYKHHLKEHLRIHSGEKPYECPNCKKRFSHSGSYSSHISSKKCIGLIAVNGRMRNNMKTGSSPTSASSSPTNTAINQLRHKLENGNSKPTGHHQDHSNHHLNIKAEPLDFNDYKLMMASHGFGGPGPFMNGGMGGNGSPLGIHGSAQSPMHHMGMGIEQQLLGYPALSNNLSEVQKVLQIVDNTVCRQKMDCKPEEISKLKAYMKELGNQIEEQKQGLTSHGGHQIGLPVVSHNGATKSIIDYTLEKVNEAKACLQSLTTDSKRQISNIKREKSNHMLDLGTEEKMHENHIMFTPFACQYCKETFPGPIPLHQHERYLCKMNEEIKAVLQPSENLMPTKQGMFTEKHALLLSSMLSEKSPINPYKDHMSVLKAYFAMNMEPNSEELLKISIAVGLPQEFVKEWFEQRKVYQYGNPRTPPLEQQRNNHSDLVLAANNHNHTKDLMAARSPVSMIKSADRDRDHHITSPSITELQNNVNNCENQHRLMKANTFSGHTKHTGDHSKLDHHSRSNTPSPLNLSSTSSKNSHASSYTPNSLTSEDLNLGLNLNTNQSEQPLDLSLPKPVREPKHAVTMRSGPKLNSIGHHDRSGVPSPREHFEEPLNLAYLKKEFEARGGQNHHNGDLNKSTSPLFGMNPFGAKPMYTSLPPHSAFPPATFMPPMQASIPGLRPYPGLDQMGFLPHMAYTYATGAATFAEMQQQQRRKYQRKPGFQGELLDGTAGYMSGLEDMTDSDSCLSRKKIKKTESGKRPHQCQICKKAFKHKHHLIEHSRLHSGEKPYQCDKCGKRFSHSGSYSQHMNHRYSYCKREAEEREAAEREAREKGHLEPTELLMSRAYLQGMTPQGYPGLEDREGILRDGGMNGGMRDRQKEVEGTYAKIGRREEDFEEEEEESENKSMDTDPDTLRDEEENGEHSMDDSSLDGKTETKSDHEDNMEDGM; the protein is encoded by the exons ATGAAATGAAAGATGAGTACGACACTATGAGGCCCGAAGCCACTCTACAGTCTGTTGGAAACGGTACAG TTAGGAATGTTGATTGCACTTCAGAATTTGAGGAGTTCTTCTCTAAGCGCAGTAAGCTTCAAGAGGACAGCCACAGCCATGTGGTGAGCATCGCTGAGTACCTGCAACGGGGCGACACAGCCATCATTTACCCGGAGGCACCCGAGGGAGAGGAGCTGTCCCGGCTGGGCACGCCTGAGGCGCCCGAAGTCAACGGTCAGGAGGAAAATG ACCTGCCACCTGGAACTCCAGATGCTTTCGCCCAACTGTTGACCTGCCCCTACTGCGACCGGGGCTACAAGCGCTTGACATCACTCAAGGAGCACATCAAGTACCGCCATGAGAAGAACGAGGAGAACTTTGCCTGCCCCTTGTGTAACTACACATTTGCTTACCGCACTCAGCTTGAGCGACATATGGCCACGCACAAGCCCGGCAGAGATCAG CACCAACTGCTGAACCAGGGGGCTGGCAACCGCAAGTTCAAATGCACAGAATGTGGGAAGGCCTTCAAATACAAGCACCATCTGAAGGAACACCTGCGGATTCACAGTG GCGAAAAACCATACGAGTGCCCCAACTGCAAGAAACGCTTCTCCCACTCAGGGTCCTACAGCTCCCACATCAGCAGCAAGAAGTGCATCGGACTGATAGCGGTCAATGGCAGGATGCGCAACAACATGAAGACAGGCTCCTCCCCGACATCGGCTTCCTCCTCCCCCACTAACACTGCCATCAACCAGCTGAGGCACAAGCTGGAGAACGGAAACAGCAAGCCCACGGGACACCATCAAGACCACAGCAACCACCACCTGAACATCAAGGCAGAGCCTCTGGACTTCAATGACTACAAGCTCATGATGGCCTCCCACGGCTTCGGCGGACCTGGGCCCTTCATGAATGGAGGAATGGGGGGAAACGGAAGCCCGCTCGGGATACACGGCTCAGCCCAGAGCCCCATGCACCACATGGGAATGGGGATTGAGCAACAGCTCCTGGGCTACCCGGCCCTGAGCAACAACCTGAGCGAGGTGCAGAAGGTGCTCCAAATCGTGGACAACACTGTGTGCAGGCAGAAGATGGACTGCAAACCGGAGGAGATCTCCAAGCTCAAGGCTTACATGAAGGAGCTGGGGAACCAGATTGAGGAGCAGAAACAGGGATTGACGTCACACGGGGGCCACCAGATTGGTCTCCCAGTGGTAAGTCATAACGGAGCCACTAAAAGCATAATCGACTATACATTGGAAAAAGTCAATGAAGCCAAAGCCTGCCTCCAGAGCTTGACCACGGACTCAAAGAGACAAATAAGCAATATTAAACGAGAGAAATCCAACCACATGCTAGATTTAGGTACAGAGGAGAAGATGCATGAAAACCACATTATGTTTACACCCTTCGCTTGCCAGTACTGCAAAGAAACCTTCCCAGGTCCAATTCCACTGCATCAGCATGAACGTTACCTGTGCAAAATGAACGAGGAAATCAAGGCAGTTCTACAGCCTAGCGAGAACCTAATGCCCACCAAACAGGGTATGTTTACGGAGAAGCATgccctcctgctctcctccaTGCTGTCAGAGAAAAGTCCAATCAACCCTTACAAGGACCACATGTCAGTGCTCAAGGCCTACTTTGCTATGAACATGGAGCCCAATTCAGAGGAACTTCTAAAGATATCCATAGCGGTTGGCCTTCCTCAGGAATTTGTTAAGGAGTGGTTTGAGCAGAGGAAAGTTTACCAGTATGGCAACCCAAGAACTCCACCACTAGAACAACAACGCAACAACCATTCAGATCTGGTTCTGGCTGCGAACAACCACAACCACACTAAAGACTTGATGGCAGCGAGATCCCCGGTGTCCATGATCAAGTCTGCTGACCGTGACCGCGACCACCATATAACATCCCCCTCCATTACAGAGCTCCAAAACAATGTCAACAACTGTGAGAACCAACACAGACTCATGAAAGCCAACACATTCAGCGGACACACCAAGCACACGGGCGACCACTCCAAACTGGACCACCACTCGAGGAGCAACACGCCTTCCCCGTTAAACCTCTCCTCCACATCTTCCAAAAACTCCCACGCTAGCTCGTACACTCCGAACAGCTTGACGTCTGAGGACCTGAACCTCGGCCTCAACCTCAACACCAACCAGTCTGAACAACCACTTGACCTGTCGCTGCCGAAGCCTGTGCGGGAGCCCAAACACGCCGTGACCATGAGGAGCGGGCCCAAACTGAACAGCATCGGCCACCACGACCGCTCCGGTGTTCCTTCCCCGCGGGAGCACTTCGAGGAGCCTCTGAACCTGGCCTATCTCAAGAAGGAGTTCGAAGCCAGGGGGGGCCAGAACCACCACAATGGAGACCTCAACAAAAGCACTAGTCCCTTGTTCGGGATGAACCCCTTCGGTGCCAAGCCCATGTACACGTCACTGCCGCCTCACAGCGCGTTCCCGCCCGCCACCTTCATGCCTCCGATGCAGGCCAGCATCCCCGGGCTCAGGCCCTACCCAGGGCTGGATCAGATGGGCTTCCTGCCACACATGGCCTACACTTATGCAACAGGAGCAGCTACCTTTGCTGAGATGCAACAGCAGCAGAGGAGGAAATACCAGCGAAAGCCAGGTTTCCAG GGGGAGCTACTAGACGGAACAGCAGGTTATATGTCAGGACTGGAAGACATGACAGACTCAGACTCCTGTCTGTCCCGGAAGAAGATAAAGAAGACAGAAAGTG GTAAACGCCCGCACCAGTGTCAGATCTGCAAGAAGGCGTTCAAACACAAGCACCACCTTATTGAACACTCACGACTGCACTCGGGCGAGAAGCCGTACCAATGTGACAAGTGCGGGAAGCGCTTCTCCCACTCGGGCTCCTACTCCCAGCACATGAACCACCGCTACTCCTACTGCAAGAGGGAGGCCGAGGAGAGGGAGGCGGCCGAGAGAGAGGCCAGGGAAAAGGGTCATTTAGAGCCCACTGAGCTACTAATGAGCCGGGCCTACTTACAGGGCATGACTCCTCAGGGCTACCCTGGCCTGGAGGACCGCGAGGGCATTCTGAGGGACGGAGGGATGAACGGAGGAATGAGAGATCGTCAGAAGGAAGTGGAGGGAACGTACGCCAAGATAGGACGCAGGGAAGAGGActttgaggaggaggaagaggagagcgaGAACAAGAGCATGGACACTGATCCGGACACGTTGAGGGACGAGGAGGAGAACGGGGAGCACTCGATGGACGATAGCTCATTGGACGGGAAAACAGAAACCAAATCGGATCACGAGGACAATATGGAGGACGGCATGTAA
- the zeb2b gene encoding zinc finger E-box-binding homeobox 2b isoform X2, with translation MKHEIMADGPRCKRRKQANPRRKNALNYENVMETGSETEDEDKLLVSEEDGLLNGLCSPASLTNHEAGSPRVGHALLTKEDEDDDMRDSGVDHVWHDNDMLHASVDGTDEMKDEYDTMRPEATLQSVGNGTVRNVDCTSEFEEFFSKRSKLQEDSHSHVVSIAEYLQRGDTAIIYPEAPEGEELSRLGTPEAPEVNGQEENDLPPGTPDAFAQLLTCPYCDRGYKRLTSLKEHIKYRHEKNEENFACPLCNYTFAYRTQLERHMATHKPGRDQHQLLNQGAGNRKFKCTECGKAFKYKHHLKEHLRIHSGEKPYECPNCKKRFSHSGSYSSHISSKKCIGLIAVNGRMRNNMKTGSSPTSASSSPTNTAINQLRHKLENGNSKPTGHHQDHSNHHLNIKAEPLDFNDYKLMMASHGFGGPGPFMNGGMGGNGSPLGIHGSAQSPMHHMGMGIEQQLLGYPALSNNLSEVQKVLQIVDNTVCRQKMDCKPEEISKLKAYMKELGNQIEEQKQGLTSHGGHQIGLPVVSHNGATKSIIDYTLEKVNEAKACLQSLTTDSKRQISNIKREKSNHMLDLGTEEKMHENHIMFTPFACQYCKETFPGPIPLHQHERYLCKMNEEIKAVLQPSENLMPTKQGMFTEKHALLLSSMLSEKSPINPYKDHMSVLKAYFAMNMEPNSEELLKISIAVGLPQEFVKEWFEQRKVYQYGNPRTPPLEQQRNNHSDLVLAANNHNHTKDLMAARSPVSMIKSADRDRDHHITSPSITELQNNVNNCENQHRLMKANTFSGHTKHTGDHSKLDHHSRSNTPSPLNLSSTSSKNSHASSYTPNSLTSEDLNLGLNLNTNQSEQPLDLSLPKPVREPKHAVTMRSGPKLNSIGHHDRSGVPSPREHFEEPLNLAYLKKEFEARGGQNHHNGDLNKSTSPLFGMNPFGAKPMYTSLPPHSAFPPATFMPPMQASIPGLRPYPGLDQMGFLPHMAYTYATGAATFAEMQQQQRRKYQRKPGFQGELLDGTAGYMSGLEDMTDSDSCLSRKKIKKTESGMYACDLCDKTFQKSSSLLRHKYEHTGKRPHQCQICKKAFKHKHHLIEHSRLHSGEKPYQCDKCGKRFSHSGSYSQHMNHRYSYCKREAEEREAAEREAREKGHLEPTELLMSRAYLQGMTPQGYPGLEDREGILRDGGMNGGMRDRQKEVEGTYAKIGRREEDFEEEEEESENKSMDTDPDTLRDEEENGEHSMDDSSLDGKTETKSDHEDNMEDGM, from the exons ATGAAATGAAAGATGAGTACGACACTATGAGGCCCGAAGCCACTCTACAGTCTGTTGGAAACGGTACAG TTAGGAATGTTGATTGCACTTCAGAATTTGAGGAGTTCTTCTCTAAGCGCAGTAAGCTTCAAGAGGACAGCCACAGCCATGTGGTGAGCATCGCTGAGTACCTGCAACGGGGCGACACAGCCATCATTTACCCGGAGGCACCCGAGGGAGAGGAGCTGTCCCGGCTGGGCACGCCTGAGGCGCCCGAAGTCAACGGTCAGGAGGAAAATG ACCTGCCACCTGGAACTCCAGATGCTTTCGCCCAACTGTTGACCTGCCCCTACTGCGACCGGGGCTACAAGCGCTTGACATCACTCAAGGAGCACATCAAGTACCGCCATGAGAAGAACGAGGAGAACTTTGCCTGCCCCTTGTGTAACTACACATTTGCTTACCGCACTCAGCTTGAGCGACATATGGCCACGCACAAGCCCGGCAGAGATCAG CACCAACTGCTGAACCAGGGGGCTGGCAACCGCAAGTTCAAATGCACAGAATGTGGGAAGGCCTTCAAATACAAGCACCATCTGAAGGAACACCTGCGGATTCACAGTG GCGAAAAACCATACGAGTGCCCCAACTGCAAGAAACGCTTCTCCCACTCAGGGTCCTACAGCTCCCACATCAGCAGCAAGAAGTGCATCGGACTGATAGCGGTCAATGGCAGGATGCGCAACAACATGAAGACAGGCTCCTCCCCGACATCGGCTTCCTCCTCCCCCACTAACACTGCCATCAACCAGCTGAGGCACAAGCTGGAGAACGGAAACAGCAAGCCCACGGGACACCATCAAGACCACAGCAACCACCACCTGAACATCAAGGCAGAGCCTCTGGACTTCAATGACTACAAGCTCATGATGGCCTCCCACGGCTTCGGCGGACCTGGGCCCTTCATGAATGGAGGAATGGGGGGAAACGGAAGCCCGCTCGGGATACACGGCTCAGCCCAGAGCCCCATGCACCACATGGGAATGGGGATTGAGCAACAGCTCCTGGGCTACCCGGCCCTGAGCAACAACCTGAGCGAGGTGCAGAAGGTGCTCCAAATCGTGGACAACACTGTGTGCAGGCAGAAGATGGACTGCAAACCGGAGGAGATCTCCAAGCTCAAGGCTTACATGAAGGAGCTGGGGAACCAGATTGAGGAGCAGAAACAGGGATTGACGTCACACGGGGGCCACCAGATTGGTCTCCCAGTGGTAAGTCATAACGGAGCCACTAAAAGCATAATCGACTATACATTGGAAAAAGTCAATGAAGCCAAAGCCTGCCTCCAGAGCTTGACCACGGACTCAAAGAGACAAATAAGCAATATTAAACGAGAGAAATCCAACCACATGCTAGATTTAGGTACAGAGGAGAAGATGCATGAAAACCACATTATGTTTACACCCTTCGCTTGCCAGTACTGCAAAGAAACCTTCCCAGGTCCAATTCCACTGCATCAGCATGAACGTTACCTGTGCAAAATGAACGAGGAAATCAAGGCAGTTCTACAGCCTAGCGAGAACCTAATGCCCACCAAACAGGGTATGTTTACGGAGAAGCATgccctcctgctctcctccaTGCTGTCAGAGAAAAGTCCAATCAACCCTTACAAGGACCACATGTCAGTGCTCAAGGCCTACTTTGCTATGAACATGGAGCCCAATTCAGAGGAACTTCTAAAGATATCCATAGCGGTTGGCCTTCCTCAGGAATTTGTTAAGGAGTGGTTTGAGCAGAGGAAAGTTTACCAGTATGGCAACCCAAGAACTCCACCACTAGAACAACAACGCAACAACCATTCAGATCTGGTTCTGGCTGCGAACAACCACAACCACACTAAAGACTTGATGGCAGCGAGATCCCCGGTGTCCATGATCAAGTCTGCTGACCGTGACCGCGACCACCATATAACATCCCCCTCCATTACAGAGCTCCAAAACAATGTCAACAACTGTGAGAACCAACACAGACTCATGAAAGCCAACACATTCAGCGGACACACCAAGCACACGGGCGACCACTCCAAACTGGACCACCACTCGAGGAGCAACACGCCTTCCCCGTTAAACCTCTCCTCCACATCTTCCAAAAACTCCCACGCTAGCTCGTACACTCCGAACAGCTTGACGTCTGAGGACCTGAACCTCGGCCTCAACCTCAACACCAACCAGTCTGAACAACCACTTGACCTGTCGCTGCCGAAGCCTGTGCGGGAGCCCAAACACGCCGTGACCATGAGGAGCGGGCCCAAACTGAACAGCATCGGCCACCACGACCGCTCCGGTGTTCCTTCCCCGCGGGAGCACTTCGAGGAGCCTCTGAACCTGGCCTATCTCAAGAAGGAGTTCGAAGCCAGGGGGGGCCAGAACCACCACAATGGAGACCTCAACAAAAGCACTAGTCCCTTGTTCGGGATGAACCCCTTCGGTGCCAAGCCCATGTACACGTCACTGCCGCCTCACAGCGCGTTCCCGCCCGCCACCTTCATGCCTCCGATGCAGGCCAGCATCCCCGGGCTCAGGCCCTACCCAGGGCTGGATCAGATGGGCTTCCTGCCACACATGGCCTACACTTATGCAACAGGAGCAGCTACCTTTGCTGAGATGCAACAGCAGCAGAGGAGGAAATACCAGCGAAAGCCAGGTTTCCAG GGGGAGCTACTAGACGGAACAGCAGGTTATATGTCAGGACTGGAAGACATGACAGACTCAGACTCCTGTCTGTCCCGGAAGAAGATAAAGAAGACAGAAAGTGGTATGTACGCGTGTGACTTGTGCGACAAAACATTCCAGAAGAGCAGTTCCCTCCTAAGACACAAATATGAGCACACAG GTAAACGCCCGCACCAGTGTCAGATCTGCAAGAAGGCGTTCAAACACAAGCACCACCTTATTGAACACTCACGACTGCACTCGGGCGAGAAGCCGTACCAATGTGACAAGTGCGGGAAGCGCTTCTCCCACTCGGGCTCCTACTCCCAGCACATGAACCACCGCTACTCCTACTGCAAGAGGGAGGCCGAGGAGAGGGAGGCGGCCGAGAGAGAGGCCAGGGAAAAGGGTCATTTAGAGCCCACTGAGCTACTAATGAGCCGGGCCTACTTACAGGGCATGACTCCTCAGGGCTACCCTGGCCTGGAGGACCGCGAGGGCATTCTGAGGGACGGAGGGATGAACGGAGGAATGAGAGATCGTCAGAAGGAAGTGGAGGGAACGTACGCCAAGATAGGACGCAGGGAAGAGGActttgaggaggaggaagaggagagcgaGAACAAGAGCATGGACACTGATCCGGACACGTTGAGGGACGAGGAGGAGAACGGGGAGCACTCGATGGACGATAGCTCATTGGACGGGAAAACAGAAACCAAATCGGATCACGAGGACAATATGGAGGACGGCATGTAA
- the zeb2b gene encoding zinc finger E-box-binding homeobox 2b isoform X3: MKHEIMADGPRCKRRKQANPRRKNDAALNYENVMETGSETEDEDKLLVSEEDGLLNGLCSPASLTNHEAGSPRVGHALLTKEDEDDDMRDSGVDHVWHDNDMLHASVDGTDEMKDEYDTMRPEATLQSVGNGTVRNVDCTSEFEEFFSKRSKLQEDSHSHVVSIAEYLQRGDTAIIYPEAPEGEELSRLGTPEAPEVNGQEENDLPPGTPDAFAQLLTCPYCDRGYKRLTSLKEHIKYRHEKNEENFACPLCNYTFAYRTQLERHMATHKPGRDQHQLLNQGAGNRKFKCTECGKAFKYKHHLKEHLRIHSGEKPYECPNCKKRFSHSGSYSSHISSKKCIGLIAVNGRMRNNMKTGSSPTSASSSPTNTAINQLRHKLENGNSKPTGHHQDHSNHHLNIKAEPLDFNDYKLMMASHGFGGPGPFMNGGMGGNGSPLGIHGSAQSPMHHMGMGIEQQLLGYPALSNNLSEVQKVLQIVDNTVCRQKMDCKPEEISKLKAYMKELGNQIEEQKQGLTSHGGHQIGLPVVSHNGATKSIIDYTLEKVNEAKACLQSLTTDSKRQISNIKREKSNHMLDLGTEEKMHENHIMFTPFACQYCKETFPGPIPLHQHERYLCKMNEEIKAVLQPSENLMPTKQGMFTEKHALLLSSMLSEKSPINPYKDHMSVLKAYFAMNMEPNSEELLKISIAVGLPQEFVKEWFEQRKVYQYGNPRTPPLEQQRNNHSDLVLAANNHNHTKDLMAARSPVSMIKSADRDRDHHITSPSITELQNNVNNCENQHRLMKANTFSGHTKHTGDHSKLDHHSRSNTPSPLNLSSTSSKNSHASSYTPNSLTSEDLNLGLNLNTNQSEQPLDLSLPKPVREPKHAVTMRSGPKLNSIGHHDRSGVPSPREHFEEPLNLAYLKKEFEARGGQNHHNGDLNKSTSPLFGMNPFGAKPMYTSLPPHSAFPPATFMPPMQASIPGLRPYPGLDQMGFLPHMAYTYATGAATFAEMQQQQRRKYQRKPGFQGELLDGTAGYMSGLEDMTDSDSCLSRKKIKKTESGKRPHQCQICKKAFKHKHHLIEHSRLHSGEKPYQCDKCGKRFSHSGSYSQHMNHRYSYCKREAEEREAAEREAREKGHLEPTELLMSRAYLQGMTPQGYPGLEDREGILRDGGMNGGMRDRQKEVEGTYAKIGRREEDFEEEEEESENKSMDTDPDTLRDEEENGEHSMDDSSLDGKTETKSDHEDNMEDGM, from the exons ATGAAATGAAAGATGAGTACGACACTATGAGGCCCGAAGCCACTCTACAGTCTGTTGGAAACGGTACAG TTAGGAATGTTGATTGCACTTCAGAATTTGAGGAGTTCTTCTCTAAGCGCAGTAAGCTTCAAGAGGACAGCCACAGCCATGTGGTGAGCATCGCTGAGTACCTGCAACGGGGCGACACAGCCATCATTTACCCGGAGGCACCCGAGGGAGAGGAGCTGTCCCGGCTGGGCACGCCTGAGGCGCCCGAAGTCAACGGTCAGGAGGAAAATG ACCTGCCACCTGGAACTCCAGATGCTTTCGCCCAACTGTTGACCTGCCCCTACTGCGACCGGGGCTACAAGCGCTTGACATCACTCAAGGAGCACATCAAGTACCGCCATGAGAAGAACGAGGAGAACTTTGCCTGCCCCTTGTGTAACTACACATTTGCTTACCGCACTCAGCTTGAGCGACATATGGCCACGCACAAGCCCGGCAGAGATCAG CACCAACTGCTGAACCAGGGGGCTGGCAACCGCAAGTTCAAATGCACAGAATGTGGGAAGGCCTTCAAATACAAGCACCATCTGAAGGAACACCTGCGGATTCACAGTG GCGAAAAACCATACGAGTGCCCCAACTGCAAGAAACGCTTCTCCCACTCAGGGTCCTACAGCTCCCACATCAGCAGCAAGAAGTGCATCGGACTGATAGCGGTCAATGGCAGGATGCGCAACAACATGAAGACAGGCTCCTCCCCGACATCGGCTTCCTCCTCCCCCACTAACACTGCCATCAACCAGCTGAGGCACAAGCTGGAGAACGGAAACAGCAAGCCCACGGGACACCATCAAGACCACAGCAACCACCACCTGAACATCAAGGCAGAGCCTCTGGACTTCAATGACTACAAGCTCATGATGGCCTCCCACGGCTTCGGCGGACCTGGGCCCTTCATGAATGGAGGAATGGGGGGAAACGGAAGCCCGCTCGGGATACACGGCTCAGCCCAGAGCCCCATGCACCACATGGGAATGGGGATTGAGCAACAGCTCCTGGGCTACCCGGCCCTGAGCAACAACCTGAGCGAGGTGCAGAAGGTGCTCCAAATCGTGGACAACACTGTGTGCAGGCAGAAGATGGACTGCAAACCGGAGGAGATCTCCAAGCTCAAGGCTTACATGAAGGAGCTGGGGAACCAGATTGAGGAGCAGAAACAGGGATTGACGTCACACGGGGGCCACCAGATTGGTCTCCCAGTGGTAAGTCATAACGGAGCCACTAAAAGCATAATCGACTATACATTGGAAAAAGTCAATGAAGCCAAAGCCTGCCTCCAGAGCTTGACCACGGACTCAAAGAGACAAATAAGCAATATTAAACGAGAGAAATCCAACCACATGCTAGATTTAGGTACAGAGGAGAAGATGCATGAAAACCACATTATGTTTACACCCTTCGCTTGCCAGTACTGCAAAGAAACCTTCCCAGGTCCAATTCCACTGCATCAGCATGAACGTTACCTGTGCAAAATGAACGAGGAAATCAAGGCAGTTCTACAGCCTAGCGAGAACCTAATGCCCACCAAACAGGGTATGTTTACGGAGAAGCATgccctcctgctctcctccaTGCTGTCAGAGAAAAGTCCAATCAACCCTTACAAGGACCACATGTCAGTGCTCAAGGCCTACTTTGCTATGAACATGGAGCCCAATTCAGAGGAACTTCTAAAGATATCCATAGCGGTTGGCCTTCCTCAGGAATTTGTTAAGGAGTGGTTTGAGCAGAGGAAAGTTTACCAGTATGGCAACCCAAGAACTCCACCACTAGAACAACAACGCAACAACCATTCAGATCTGGTTCTGGCTGCGAACAACCACAACCACACTAAAGACTTGATGGCAGCGAGATCCCCGGTGTCCATGATCAAGTCTGCTGACCGTGACCGCGACCACCATATAACATCCCCCTCCATTACAGAGCTCCAAAACAATGTCAACAACTGTGAGAACCAACACAGACTCATGAAAGCCAACACATTCAGCGGACACACCAAGCACACGGGCGACCACTCCAAACTGGACCACCACTCGAGGAGCAACACGCCTTCCCCGTTAAACCTCTCCTCCACATCTTCCAAAAACTCCCACGCTAGCTCGTACACTCCGAACAGCTTGACGTCTGAGGACCTGAACCTCGGCCTCAACCTCAACACCAACCAGTCTGAACAACCACTTGACCTGTCGCTGCCGAAGCCTGTGCGGGAGCCCAAACACGCCGTGACCATGAGGAGCGGGCCCAAACTGAACAGCATCGGCCACCACGACCGCTCCGGTGTTCCTTCCCCGCGGGAGCACTTCGAGGAGCCTCTGAACCTGGCCTATCTCAAGAAGGAGTTCGAAGCCAGGGGGGGCCAGAACCACCACAATGGAGACCTCAACAAAAGCACTAGTCCCTTGTTCGGGATGAACCCCTTCGGTGCCAAGCCCATGTACACGTCACTGCCGCCTCACAGCGCGTTCCCGCCCGCCACCTTCATGCCTCCGATGCAGGCCAGCATCCCCGGGCTCAGGCCCTACCCAGGGCTGGATCAGATGGGCTTCCTGCCACACATGGCCTACACTTATGCAACAGGAGCAGCTACCTTTGCTGAGATGCAACAGCAGCAGAGGAGGAAATACCAGCGAAAGCCAGGTTTCCAG GGGGAGCTACTAGACGGAACAGCAGGTTATATGTCAGGACTGGAAGACATGACAGACTCAGACTCCTGTCTGTCCCGGAAGAAGATAAAGAAGACAGAAAGTG GTAAACGCCCGCACCAGTGTCAGATCTGCAAGAAGGCGTTCAAACACAAGCACCACCTTATTGAACACTCACGACTGCACTCGGGCGAGAAGCCGTACCAATGTGACAAGTGCGGGAAGCGCTTCTCCCACTCGGGCTCCTACTCCCAGCACATGAACCACCGCTACTCCTACTGCAAGAGGGAGGCCGAGGAGAGGGAGGCGGCCGAGAGAGAGGCCAGGGAAAAGGGTCATTTAGAGCCCACTGAGCTACTAATGAGCCGGGCCTACTTACAGGGCATGACTCCTCAGGGCTACCCTGGCCTGGAGGACCGCGAGGGCATTCTGAGGGACGGAGGGATGAACGGAGGAATGAGAGATCGTCAGAAGGAAGTGGAGGGAACGTACGCCAAGATAGGACGCAGGGAAGAGGActttgaggaggaggaagaggagagcgaGAACAAGAGCATGGACACTGATCCGGACACGTTGAGGGACGAGGAGGAGAACGGGGAGCACTCGATGGACGATAGCTCATTGGACGGGAAAACAGAAACCAAATCGGATCACGAGGACAATATGGAGGACGGCATGTAA